The DNA sequence TGATTATAATTCTTATGTTGATGCGGGTTATGATCCTGAATTCAATAAGGGAGCCTTTGACCTCAAGGTTGAAAAAGCGCCTTTCTATGCGACTCCGCGTAAGCCGGCAGTTCACCATACCATGGGCGGCCTAAAGATTGATACACAAGCCCATGTTATCAGCCAACAAGGCCGTATTATCTCGGGACTCTATGCAGCAGGAGAAGTCGCTGGCGGTCTTCATGCCGGTAACCGTCTGGGTGGCAACTCCTTGACTGATATCTTTACCTTCGGCCGAATTGCTGGTCAAACTGCGGTTGATGAGTGGTGTTAAAACAGTATAAGATATTAAGAGGCTGGAAAACAAACTTGTCTGGTGATCCTGTTTTGGGATAAGCTCTTGGCGCAGTAGGTGGGAGCAAGACTTGTTGGCTAGGCCAAGAAGTCTTGCTCCCTGCACAAGTTCATTAGTGGAAAAGATGGCTGCTAGCAATTGCGGAGTAGTTAAACAGTCCAGTGGACTGTTTAAGGAGGTGTCTGAAAATGGGACTGCATCCCAAGATAAGGACCTCCAATCAACTTGTTATTACTGCAAAAATAGAAGGCTGGACTATTTTTCCCAGCCTTAATGAATCACTGCTGGCTGTTTTTCCTTTTGCCACCAGGCCAAAGCAGAAAATACTAAATGGATGTGATAATCATCGTTCATCTGATTTCCAACCTCAAGAGGTCCTCCAGAGCTCTTGGGCTGTGCGGGGGTGGGACATGAACCAAAATTTTCAATATTTTGGTTGATCCTACTCCCTTTTTATCTTGCAAATGAATGGAAAATCTGTTATATTAAAATAGTACAAATAGTTAAGGCTGGTACAATTGAATACGGGCTGTGGACTTGGCTAAAAAGACAGTTTCTCCCAGAGTCGCAAAGACTCTGGGTCGAATCCCCCTTATTTAGCTGTGTCCACAGACGCCCTTTGTATCTTAATATCGAAACACTTACGGCCCTGTGGAGTTCAGCAGCTTGAAGAGAGGCTGCTGAAGCTTGTTGTCTAAATTAAAAAGCAACAATTAGCCAGGAAGAAACTTCAGGCTCCTTAAATTCCTTTGAGTCGCTTAACAGCTTAGTATCTTATGAAAAAGAGGCCATACCATGAAACCTAATCTTTTTACTGAAACGGCAAAAGGTAAGATAACGAAGTCCATTATATTATTGATTCTTATAGCTCTGATGCTCTTGTTTTTAGGTACTTTGATAGGTGGTCTTAGCCTAGTGCCTATTACTTTAATTTATTATCTTGGGCATGGCTTTCCGGCCCCTAGTCCGTCTGGAGAAATACAAACCAGCTTACCATTTTCAACAGATGTTTCTACCCTAATTGAGCTTTTTGCCTTTTTGGGCATTTATCTAACTGTCTTTGGTTGGGTTAAATGGGTAGAGAAACGTCCCATTTCTTCTATGGGATTGTTTAAAAAGGATGCAGGTAGAGAACTAGCCAAGGGCTGGTTGGTTGGTGCAGGACTTTTTAGCATCATGGTGGTTTTATTGAGCCTTTTTGGAATGGTTGATTTGGAAAAAATTAATATCTCAGCTAAAAGCCTAGGATTCCTATTATTATATGTATTTGCTTGGCAAATTCAAAGTGGAGCTGAGGAACTCTTGACTAGGGGCTGGTTAATGCCTGCAGTAGCTAGCCATCATCGGAAATTTACGGCCGTTATGGTAGCTTCGCTTCTGTTTGGCTTATTGCATCTGCCAAATGCTCATGTGACCATTCTTTCTCTCTTAG is a window from the Streptococcus criceti HS-6 genome containing:
- a CDS encoding CPBP family intramembrane glutamic endopeptidase yields the protein MKPNLFTETAKGKITKSIILLILIALMLLFLGTLIGGLSLVPITLIYYLGHGFPAPSPSGEIQTSLPFSTDVSTLIELFAFLGIYLTVFGWVKWVEKRPISSMGLFKKDAGRELAKGWLVGAGLFSIMVVLLSLFGMVDLEKINISAKSLGFLLLYVFAWQIQSGAEELLTRGWLMPAVASHHRKFTAVMVASLLFGLLHLPNAHVTILSLLVVILFGLMMCLYVVWKGNIWGVFGLHAAWNCFQGSVFGIPVSGTAVLPSSIIQLKLKGASYLSGGAFGVEGSILTVFVLSLVCLYLYLKIRKGVVVP